Within Cytophagales bacterium, the genomic segment GAACAATGAAATAAAAACCAAAATTTACAAAAATCTGAAATCCACAACTGTATTGTTAAAATTAATAATTAATCCATTTTTGCAATTATAATGTTTAACATATTTTGAGCAAACATAACAATAATTTATGTGCCCCGCACATAAATTTTATGTGCGGGGTGTGCGGGGTTATGGTATTCTTTTCATTCTTTTAAAAAAATATTCCTGTAGTTATAAACGATGAACACCTGGTACAAATCCGTACGTACATCAAAAACAATCCCGAAAAATGGAAAGATGATGAACATTACAAATATTCATTAAATCCTAAAATCTTAATTAGATTTGTTTGGCAAGCCGATGTTTTAGTGTTTTTAAAGAAAATATGAGATTTTATCAGGTTTTTTAGTAATTGTGTATTATATTGCAGTGTTTTTTTCAAATCACAAGGCACCTGGTCTCAAAAAGCCGGCTTTGATTAAATTCTTTATCTTTGTCTGATTTTAAAAATATAAAACAATGACAACAGTAGTTTTAAAAATCCCCGATAAAAAAGAAAACTATTTTTTGAGTTTATTTAAAAAACATCGTTTGAAAACGCGTGTTTTAGAACGGGAAGAAGACGAAGACCTGATAGCGCAGTGGATTGACGAAGGAATGAAAAGTGAGGATGTCTCCGAAGAAGAAATTTTTGAAATATTCCGGAAGAATGGAATTAAAGTATAAAGGTTCTTTTAAAAGGGATTTTGAAACAAACAACCGGCTCATTATTGAAGCGGTGCACAAAGCGGTTATGAATGTAAAAAATGCTTCATCGGTAACCCAAATTCAAAATCTGAAAAAAATGCGTAAATACACAACTCATTACAGAATCCGTATAGCAGATGATTATAGAATTGGCGTTATCATCAGAAGCAACACCGTTTGGTTTACCCGTTTCGGACACCGAAATATTTTTTATAAAAAACTTTTTCCATAAAATCATTTAAAACCCTAAAACCATGAAAAAATCAAATCTCTTCCACGCAGCAGTTGCCATTGCAACTTTCTACTTTCTAACTTTACAAACTTTCAACTGCTTTGCACAGCCCCCCCCCACCATCTCCTCCTTCACCCCTTCATCGGGTGCAGTAGGCACATTGGTAACCATTACAGGCACTAATCTAAGCATCCCCACGGCTTTTACCATTGGCGGAGCTACTGCCATAGAGGTATCCAATATCGGAACCACATTAGTAGGCTTGGTAATGCCCGGCGCTGTTACAGGCGCTGTATCTGTTACCACAGCAGGAGGCACAGCAATAAGTGTCAGTAATTTTACGGTTACACCAACACCTTACCCTGGCTTACAGCAGGGAAATAAATTAGTCGGCACAGGGGCTGTGGGCGCTGCACGACAAGGTTGGTCTGTTTCCATTTCATCCGATGGGAATACGGCTATCGTGGGAGGATTAGGTGATAGTAGCTGGGCAGGAGCAGCCTGGGTTTATACCCGCACCGGCGGAGTGTGGACACAGCAGGGAAGTAAATTGGTCGGCACAGGGGCTGCGGGCGCTGCATTTCAAGGCATCTCTGTTTCCATTTCATCCGATGGGAATACGGCTATCGTGGGAGGATATCAAGATAATTCTGCTGCAGGAGCTGTATGGGTTTATACCCGCTCCGGCGGAGTGTGGACACAGCAGGGAAGTAAATTGGTAGGCACAGGGGCTGTGGGCGGTGCAGAGCAAGGCGCCTCTGTTTCCATTTCATCCGATGGGAATACGGCTATCGTGGGAGGAGATGGTGATAGTAGCTTTGCAGGAGCAGCATGGGTTTATACCCGCTCCGGCGGCGTGTGGACACAGCAGGGAAGTAAATTGGTCGGCACAGGGGCTGTGAGCTCTAACGTTCAACAAGGCGCCTCTGTTTCCATTTCATCCGATGGGAATACGGCTATCGTGGGAGGAATTGGTGATAGTAGCGGTATAGGAGCAGCATGGGTTTATACCCGCACCGGCGGAGTGTGGACCCAGCAGGGAAGTAAATTGGTCGGCACAGGGGCTGTGGGCGCTGCAAATCAAGGCATCTCTGTTTCCATTTCATCCGATGGGAATACGGCTATTGTGGGAGGACGGTTTGATAATAGCAGTGCAGGAGCAGCATGGGTTTATACCCGCTCCGGTGGAGTATGGACACAGCAAGGTAGTAAATTGGTCGGCGCAGGTGCTGCGGGCGCTGCATATCAAGGCATCTCTGTTTCCATTTCATCCGATGGGAATACGGCTATCGTGGGAGGACATCGTGATAGTACCAATGCAGGAGCAGCGTGGGTTTATACCCGCTCCGGCAGTGTGTGGACACAGCAAGGAAGTAAATTGGTCGGCACAGGGGCTGTTGGTTCACTCGTTTATCAAGGTTACTCTGTTTCCATTTCATCCGATGGGAATACGGCTATCGTGGGAGGATATCGTGATAATACCGATACAGGAGCAGCATGGGTTTATAGCGTCTGTACTGTTACGGGTACTCCTGCATCCGCAGCAATTTGTTCAGGAGACAGCATTTTAATCAATGGAACATACAGAAGCGCAGCGGGAACTTATACCGATACGCTCACAGCGGTGAATGGCTGCGACAGCATCATTGCAACCACTTTAATGCTAAATTCAAACCCTGTTATCATTTCATTTACCGTAACCTCTATTGGCTGTACACCGCTTAATAATACGCTATGTGTTACTACAACCGGTGCCGATACACTCTTTTGGTATTTTGGGGATATGACTTATGATACAACCTTATCAGATACCTGTCTCACCCATATTTATACCAATGTTACCGCCAGTCCTGTTTTTTACAATCCAACCATAATTATAGAGAATGTTTTTGGCTGCAGGGATACAGCTTCAGCAACAGTTACGGTTTTACCACCGGTAACTGCTGCATTTACTGCTTCGCCAGATACGGCCGGCTGTCATCCTTTTACGGTTGATTTTCAAAATTCCTCAACAGGTGCGGATAATGGCTACTTGTGGGATTTTGGAGACGGAAGTCCGGCAGTTAATGATACAAATCCTACCCATATATTTACCAATACAGCAAGCCTGATTGATAGTATTTATACCGTTAGATTGATCGCTACCGGTTTTCCGATCTGTAAAGATACTGCTGTACGACAAATATTAGTACATCCAATACCAACAGCAAGCTATACAGTAAGCGATACTGTTGGCTGTGTAGGCGATACTGCCTTTTCTACCAATACAAGTACCGGAGCGACTTCATACCTGTGGCAGGTAGATGGTATTACTTTAAGTACAGATACAAATGCTTTTATAATAGCGCCTATACCCGGCACTTATGCATTCAGGTTAATAGCATCAGATGGTGTATGCAGCGATACCTCAGCAGAGACAATTATAACGGTCTATGCTTTACCCACTGCAAGTATTACAGGCACAGATCTAAGCTGTACCGCAGCTAATGATGGGGCTGCTGACCTGACAGCTTCCGGTGGCGCCCCGCTTTCATACAACTGGTCTAACGGAGATACTACTGAGGATATCATGGGTTTGTCTGTTGGTACCTACACGGTGATCGTTACCGATACGAATGGCTGCACAGCAACTGACAGTGTTATGATCTCAATTACCGGTAACTTAATAGTTGTCATAACAAGCATAATTGATGCTTCATGTATTGAACTATGTGATGGCGTAGCTTCTGCATTTATAACCGCAGGAACAGGAACTTACCAGTGGAATGATCCTTCAGGGCAAACAAATCCCATAGCTAATAACCTCTGTACAGGTGAATATAACGTAGTTGTAACTGATTCTGCCGGCTGTACTGATACAGCCACTGCAATAGTTGGGTCACTCCCTGAATTGACCCTGGCCATCACTCCAACAAATTCGACTTGCGGCAACACAGATGGCAGTGCAACGGTAAATGTGTCCAATGGCGCTATTCCTTATACTTATTCCTGGTCAAGCGGTGATACCCTTCTCTTTGCAGACAGCCTGGCATCAGGTATTTATGTTGTAACCGTTACAGACGACAATGGTTGCTCAAGCTTTGAGATTGCCATCATCAGCGACAATAACGGGCCAGTTATCACGGTGGTGGCAGCAAATGATATTACCTGTAATGGTGGTTCAGATGGTTCAATTGCTGTGAGTGTATCAGGCGGAACAGCGCCTTTTACTTACCAGTGGTCAAACGGAAGCACCGGACAGGTTATCACAGGTTTGGTTGCCGGGCCTTATGAACTGACGGTTACAGATTCTGCCGGTTGCATTGCCAATAAAAGCGTTACGCTTATCCAACCTGACGCACTGAGCTTATTAATAACCACCACCGATGCCATTTGCAGCAATAACGATGGAAGTGCAACGGTGAATGTAAGTGGTGGAAACGGTGGCTATACTTATTCCTGGTCAAGCGGAGATACGCTGCCCGATGCAGACAGCCTGGCAGCAGATGTTTATACTGTAACCGTTACAGATGTTAGTGGATGCACAGATTCCGCGAGCGCTGCTGTAAGCAACGCAGGTGGAGCAACGATCACCATAGATTCTATCATTGATGGAGGATGTGGCGCTTCTTTAGGTTCAATTTATATCAGCTTAACAGGCGGGTCAGGGATATTTACCTACTTATGGTCAGATGGTTCTATCAATGAAGACCTGGTAAATGTATCTTCAGGAACGTATAATGTAACTGTAACCGATACCAACAACTGTATAGCAACAGCAAGCGCTCACATATCAGGAATACCTTCAGTAGAAGCTTCAATTTGTCTTGTCACGGTTGACAGCGCTACGGGCAAGAACCTGATCGTATGGGAGAAAACACAAACACAGGGCGTTAAATCTTACAACATCTACAAAGAAAGCTCTCAAATTAACAATTATTACTGGATAGGAAACGTACCTGTTGACACCTTAAGCATATTTGTAGATACTTTGTCAGACCCAACGATCAGATCGTGGAGGTATAAGATGCAGGTGGTAGATTCATGCCTAAATGAATCAGAATTAAGTGCAGACCATAAGACGATGCATCTAAATATAAATTTAGGAATACCCCCTGCAATAAACCTGATATGGGATCATTATGAAGGAGATTTTTCATTTTCCACATATTATGTTCTTAGATATACAGCATTAACAGGCTGGGATACATTGGGCGCGCTGGCAAGCAATCTTACTTCCTTTACTGATCCTTTACCGCCTCCTAATGAAGACCTCTATTACGTTGTTGAAGTAAAGCACCCTACGGGCTGTGATCCAAATCTGAGTAAGGTGTTAGTTTACAATTCAGCCAGGTCAAATGTATCCAACAGGCTATTGCCTACGGGGATCACTGAGGGGGGTACCTCGCTTCGCCCGGTACAGGTTTTTCCCAATCCATATTCGGGTGTGACTCAGATAAGCTATACTTTACCTGAAAAAGCAGATGTGCTCTTAGAAGTATTTAATGTTTTGGGCAAAAAGATACAGGTATTGGTTAACGGTGAACAAAACAGCGGGAATTACCGGTATAGTTTTAGCGCTAAAGGGTTGGGTTATTCTTCGGGGGTTTATATCCTGAAATTAAGAGTGGGTGATAGTGTATATACTAAACAGTTGATGGAGTATTAAGGCGTCCCGGGTAATTAGTATATCGTTTCACTAAAATAATACACCAAAAATAATTACTATCCTCAATTATTCATAAAATCCCAATTTCAAAATCCCAAGTTCAAAATAAATCCCAATTTCAAAATCCCAAGCTCAAAATAAATCCCAAATGAAAAATCCCAAAAACAAAACCACCAATCACGATTGTCTGCCTCCTGATGACTTATTAATGATAGTGCTTAGAATACTTATGATCTCTTCGGATTCCTGAATATCAGCAGCAACTTCATTGGGATTCAGGTAAGTACCACTTATTGTCCGCAGAAAAAACCTGACTTCCTTAGCCTCCTTCCTGGATATCCCCACTTTGTTTATGAAATCCTTTTTAGTCAAAGTCCCATCGGCTTCTTCAAAATTAGCGCCTACAGAAGTTCCCGAAGCGCCCAATTGTCCACGTATTCTGGCACATTCAGGATATTTGGGAAGCAATTTACATATTTCGAGCATCCTTTTTCCAAATAGCAATAATCGCTCTCTCAAATCATACGGCTTTTTGGGATTTTTCATTTGGGATTTATTTTGGATTTTGAGCTTTGGATTTGGGATTTTATTTGTTTCATCTTAAAGTTTAGGAATAATATAGGTTAAATGTTATCCTTTTTATGAAACGCTACACTAGGGAGCGCATAGCGGATCAACGTTCGCTATGCTCAATGCTCTTATTTTTCATTTCTTTTTTTCTGTCTATAAAATAATGAATAAACTTAATAATAGACATTATACCAACGATAATAAATATAATTG encodes:
- a CDS encoding T9SS type A sorting domain-containing protein is translated as MKKSNLFHAAVAIATFYFLTLQTFNCFAQPPPTISSFTPSSGAVGTLVTITGTNLSIPTAFTIGGATAIEVSNIGTTLVGLVMPGAVTGAVSVTTAGGTAISVSNFTVTPTPYPGLQQGNKLVGTGAVGAARQGWSVSISSDGNTAIVGGLGDSSWAGAAWVYTRTGGVWTQQGSKLVGTGAAGAAFQGISVSISSDGNTAIVGGYQDNSAAGAVWVYTRSGGVWTQQGSKLVGTGAVGGAEQGASVSISSDGNTAIVGGDGDSSFAGAAWVYTRSGGVWTQQGSKLVGTGAVSSNVQQGASVSISSDGNTAIVGGIGDSSGIGAAWVYTRTGGVWTQQGSKLVGTGAVGAANQGISVSISSDGNTAIVGGRFDNSSAGAAWVYTRSGGVWTQQGSKLVGAGAAGAAYQGISVSISSDGNTAIVGGHRDSTNAGAAWVYTRSGSVWTQQGSKLVGTGAVGSLVYQGYSVSISSDGNTAIVGGYRDNTDTGAAWVYSVCTVTGTPASAAICSGDSILINGTYRSAAGTYTDTLTAVNGCDSIIATTLMLNSNPVIISFTVTSIGCTPLNNTLCVTTTGADTLFWYFGDMTYDTTLSDTCLTHIYTNVTASPVFYNPTIIIENVFGCRDTASATVTVLPPVTAAFTASPDTAGCHPFTVDFQNSSTGADNGYLWDFGDGSPAVNDTNPTHIFTNTASLIDSIYTVRLIATGFPICKDTAVRQILVHPIPTASYTVSDTVGCVGDTAFSTNTSTGATSYLWQVDGITLSTDTNAFIIAPIPGTYAFRLIASDGVCSDTSAETIITVYALPTASITGTDLSCTAANDGAADLTASGGAPLSYNWSNGDTTEDIMGLSVGTYTVIVTDTNGCTATDSVMISITGNLIVVITSIIDASCIELCDGVASAFITAGTGTYQWNDPSGQTNPIANNLCTGEYNVVVTDSAGCTDTATAIVGSLPELTLAITPTNSTCGNTDGSATVNVSNGAIPYTYSWSSGDTLLFADSLASGIYVVTVTDDNGCSSFEIAIISDNNGPVITVVAANDITCNGGSDGSIAVSVSGGTAPFTYQWSNGSTGQVITGLVAGPYELTVTDSAGCIANKSVTLIQPDALSLLITTTDAICSNNDGSATVNVSGGNGGYTYSWSSGDTLPDADSLAADVYTVTVTDVSGCTDSASAAVSNAGGATITIDSIIDGGCGASLGSIYISLTGGSGIFTYLWSDGSINEDLVNVSSGTYNVTVTDTNNCIATASAHISGIPSVEASICLVTVDSATGKNLIVWEKTQTQGVKSYNIYKESSQINNYYWIGNVPVDTLSIFVDTLSDPTIRSWRYKMQVVDSCLNESELSADHKTMHLNINLGIPPAINLIWDHYEGDFSFSTYYVLRYTALTGWDTLGALASNLTSFTDPLPPPNEDLYYVVEVKHPTGCDPNLSKVLVYNSARSNVSNRLLPTGITEGGTSLRPVQVFPNPYSGVTQISYTLPEKADVLLEVFNVLGKKIQVLVNGEQNSGNYRYSFSAKGLGYSSGVYILKLRVGDSVYTKQLMEY
- a CDS encoding four helix bundle protein — encoded protein: MKNPKKPYDLRERLLLFGKRMLEICKLLPKYPECARIRGQLGASGTSVGANFEEADGTLTKKDFINKVGISRKEAKEVRFFLRTISGTYLNPNEVAADIQESEEIISILSTIINKSSGGRQS